In the Elizabethkingia bruuniana genome, CCCGGAATAATTGGTGCAACCATAATATGTACCGGAATACCGTTTTTAGTAAGCTCTTCTACGGCATGCAATTTATTTTTGGATGAAGATGTCCGTGGCTCCATTACCCTTCTTAAATCTTCATTAATCGTAGGAATACTCAAAGCCACAGAAACAAGGTTCTGTTCTGCTAAAGGTTTTAAAATATCTATATCCCGAAGTACTAATGCATTCTTGGTAATAATATTAACAGGGTGTCTGTAATCCAGGAACAATTGCAATAGCTTTCTGGTAATCTCCAGCTTACGTTCTACCGGCTGATAGCAATCTGTATTACCGGAAACTAAAATAGGCTTTGGCTGATAACCTCTTTTCTTAAAAAATTTCTCAAGTAACTCCGGAGCATTCTTCTTAAACATAATGCTTCTCTCAAAATCTACTCCTGCACTATACCCCCAATATTCATGTGTAGGTCTAGCGAAGCAGTAAGAACAGCCGTGCTCACATCCCTGATAAGGATTTAGCGAATACTCCATAGGCAGATCAGGGCTTTTCACCTGATTGACCAAAGTTTTGGGGAAAACTTCTGTAAAGTCAGTTTTTCTTAGATCCAAATCTTCATCCTCAGAATCAAACGAATACCGATCGAATCTGTTATGTACATTCTGCTGAGCGCCTTGCCCTTTTACGGGATCTATAGCCATTACTATTTTGTGTTTCTGTTTACGAATTTAGATCAAACTTTCTAAAAATATATTCAGTTGTCGCAGATAGTTTTCCACAAAAAAAGCTTTAACCGATAGTTAAAGCTTTCTGCTATAAATATAAATAAGTTTATTTACTACAAATACGCATTAAGTTCCACACTATCAGCTTCATCATTCTTTTGCGAGTTACGATCTGTCAGATAATCATAATAGTCATCGTGATCATGTTTTGAAACCAATTTACGTAGGCCAAAAACTCCTAATACTGTTACTAATCCAACAGCGCTCGCTAATAAAACTCCAATACTCTTGTTCATTTTCATTGTAATTTAAGTGGTACAAATACTGCAAATAGTGTTCCTTTCGGAAAAAACTGTTTATTAATATTCTGTTAAATTACGCATAAATGTTTATTTAAACAAAAAAGAGCGGAAAATTCCGCTCTCTATATCAATTCATTATCAGACAGTTAAAACTTGTATCGTACAAAAGCTTCAATTGCTTCATATTCAGCTAAACCTAAGTTGTTATACAACTGTGCTGTCTCACTCGTTCTGTCTTCAGCTCTTACCCAGAATTCACGGGCATCATCACCAGGGAA is a window encoding:
- a CDS encoding PA0069 family radical SAM protein, which encodes MAIDPVKGQGAQQNVHNRFDRYSFDSEDEDLDLRKTDFTEVFPKTLVNQVKSPDLPMEYSLNPYQGCEHGCSYCFARPTHEYWGYSAGVDFERSIMFKKNAPELLEKFFKKRGYQPKPILVSGNTDCYQPVERKLEITRKLLQLFLDYRHPVNIITKNALVLRDIDILKPLAEQNLVSVALSIPTINEDLRRVMEPRTSSSKNKLHAVEELTKNGIPVHIMVAPIIPGLNSDEILNIMKVTSEAGALSAGYTLVRLNDTVEPVFVKWIETYFPDRKDKVLNLIRSMRGGNLGEKRFYNRYEGEGNIAEMIHNTVKLGKRKFFAGRERIVLDTSNFTGTKDQQLRLF